One Desulfosoma sp. genomic window carries:
- the thiE gene encoding thiamine phosphate synthase: protein MTDSAKHLDLSLYLITDARIIGSRSLEALVEGALRGGATVLQYREKNKSTRAMVKEAMTLAALCRRYGVTFIINDRIDVALAVDADGVHLGQDDMPLPLARRLLGADRIIGVTVHNPEEIREAQEHGADYLSLAPVFATTTKPDHQKPLGIDGLKKLMTWVECPAVAIGGINAQNIRDVLLTGVDGVCVVSAVLAQDDPELAARTLRSLMPTKPAS from the coding sequence ATGACAGACTCTGCCAAACACCTGGACTTATCCCTTTACCTCATCACCGATGCCCGCATCATCGGTTCTCGTTCCCTTGAGGCCCTGGTGGAGGGGGCTTTACGGGGTGGTGCCACGGTGCTTCAGTACCGTGAAAAAAACAAGTCCACGCGGGCCATGGTGAAAGAAGCCATGACTCTGGCTGCCTTGTGCCGGCGATACGGGGTCACGTTTATCATCAATGACCGGATCGATGTGGCGTTGGCCGTGGATGCCGACGGCGTGCATCTGGGTCAGGACGATATGCCTTTGCCGCTCGCTCGGCGTCTTCTCGGGGCTGATCGCATTATCGGTGTCACAGTGCACAATCCGGAGGAAATACGAGAAGCCCAGGAGCATGGAGCGGACTATCTGTCTCTGGCACCAGTGTTTGCCACGACCACTAAGCCAGATCATCAGAAACCCTTGGGTATAGACGGCCTGAAAAAGCTTATGACGTGGGTGGAATGTCCGGCTGTGGCCATCGGAGGCATCAACGCGCAAAATATTCGAGACGTTCTGCTGACAGGTGTCGACGGTGTCTGCGTTGTTTCCGCCGTCCTGGCTCAGGACGATCCCGAACTGGCGGCTCGAACCTTACGGAGCCTTATGCCTACAAAGCCTGCATCATGA
- a CDS encoding type IV pilus twitching motility protein PilT yields MARIDAFFKLMHEQKASDLHLVSGQQPVLRIRGELERVKYKVLDDDELRTMLYEITPEDKIKIFEETGDLDFSYEIPGLGRYRANYFMQKNGIGAVFREIPEEILTVQQLGLPPVISRLALLPRGLVLVTGPTGSGKSTTLAAIIDEANRKRKDHIITIEDPIEFVHKSKNCVINHREVGTHTRTFSSALRAALREDPDIILVGEMRDLETMRLAIEAAATGHLVFSTLHTTSAAKTVDRIIEVFPTGEQAQIRSTLADGLRAVVSQALFKRVDIKGRIAVLEILIATHAVRALIREGKTHQIPSAIQTGKKYGMQTLDDGIMEHLRAGRISPNEAYMKCVEKEKFKQYLTEPPTDFTEV; encoded by the coding sequence GCAACAACCTGTGCTGCGTATTCGCGGGGAACTGGAACGCGTCAAGTACAAGGTGCTGGACGACGACGAACTCCGGACCATGCTTTACGAAATCACCCCGGAAGATAAGATCAAAATCTTTGAAGAGACCGGAGACTTAGACTTTTCCTACGAAATTCCAGGCCTTGGCCGATACCGAGCCAATTATTTCATGCAAAAGAACGGCATCGGTGCCGTATTTCGCGAGATTCCCGAAGAGATTCTCACCGTGCAACAATTGGGACTGCCTCCGGTCATCTCGCGCCTGGCCTTGTTGCCTCGAGGTTTGGTGCTCGTGACGGGTCCTACCGGAAGTGGAAAATCGACGACCTTGGCGGCTATCATCGACGAAGCGAACCGCAAGCGGAAAGATCATATCATCACGATTGAAGATCCCATTGAGTTCGTGCACAAGAGCAAGAACTGCGTCATCAACCATCGTGAAGTCGGGACTCATACACGAACGTTTTCCAGCGCGCTTCGAGCGGCCCTCCGTGAAGACCCGGACATCATTTTGGTGGGTGAAATGCGCGATCTGGAAACCATGCGTTTGGCCATCGAAGCTGCCGCCACAGGCCATTTGGTGTTCTCCACATTGCATACCACCAGCGCCGCCAAAACGGTGGATCGTATCATCGAAGTTTTTCCCACCGGGGAACAAGCCCAAATTCGATCCACGCTGGCCGACGGGTTGCGTGCGGTGGTGTCTCAAGCCCTTTTCAAACGTGTTGACATCAAGGGCCGGATCGCCGTTCTGGAAATCCTCATCGCCACCCATGCTGTCCGAGCCCTCATTCGAGAAGGCAAAACCCATCAGATTCCTTCGGCCATTCAAACCGGGAAAAAATACGGCATGCAGACCCTGGACGACGGCATTATGGAACATCTACGAGCCGGCCGCATCAGCCCCAACGAAGCGTACATGAAGTGCGTGGAAAAAGAAAAATTCAAACAGTACCTCACCGAGCCGCCCACGGACTTTACCGAGGTGTGA
- a CDS encoding PilT/PilU family type 4a pilus ATPase: protein MKRQDINRVLHRLLDEHPNLSDINFTVGKPIQAEVDGVLRPSCLDLGLGILTPYHTEHIALALIGPDKRLVKNLLDTGSCDLSYALDARARFRVNVFSQRGYYSVVMRVLPTRVMSIDELELPQVFKKIAEERNGIVFVTGATGSGKTTSLAAILNEINRSKSVHVVTLEDPVEFVHPQLKATFNQRELGQDFDTFANGLRAALRQAPKVILVGEMRDRETVEIGLSAAETGHLVLTTLHTIDASHTVNRIVGMFELEEERLIRIRLADAMRWTVSQRLLPKVGGGRVAAFEIMGNNLRVRESIIHGESEGKTFYEMMQQSRPFGWTTFDDSIVSLYEKGLITEVTALGYASNRAEVKRGVDRIKAARGEKTTDIEGLGIDQDYSRKIA from the coding sequence ATGAAGCGTCAAGACATAAACCGCGTCTTACATCGGCTTCTCGACGAACATCCTAATTTGTCGGACATTAATTTCACCGTGGGTAAACCTATTCAAGCGGAAGTGGACGGGGTGCTGCGCCCATCGTGCCTTGACCTGGGTCTTGGAATCCTTACTCCGTATCATACGGAACATATCGCGCTGGCCCTCATCGGTCCGGACAAGCGTCTTGTCAAAAACCTCCTGGATACCGGATCCTGCGACTTATCTTACGCGCTGGACGCTCGCGCTCGTTTCCGCGTCAACGTTTTTTCGCAACGTGGCTATTACTCCGTGGTCATGCGCGTGCTGCCCACTCGAGTCATGAGTATCGACGAGTTGGAGTTGCCTCAGGTTTTTAAAAAGATCGCGGAAGAAAGAAACGGTATCGTCTTTGTGACGGGCGCCACAGGAAGCGGCAAGACCACGAGCCTTGCGGCCATCCTCAATGAAATCAACCGGTCCAAATCGGTGCATGTGGTGACCTTGGAAGACCCCGTAGAATTTGTTCATCCGCAACTCAAAGCCACCTTCAACCAAAGGGAACTGGGCCAAGACTTCGACACCTTTGCCAATGGTTTGCGGGCTGCCTTGCGTCAAGCCCCCAAGGTCATACTGGTGGGGGAAATGCGGGATCGAGAGACGGTGGAAATCGGCTTGAGCGCCGCCGAAACAGGCCATTTGGTCCTTACCACGCTGCATACCATCGATGCGTCCCATACGGTGAACCGTATTGTGGGCATGTTTGAGCTGGAAGAGGAGCGACTGATTCGCATACGGCTGGCCGACGCCATGCGCTGGACGGTGAGCCAGCGGTTGCTGCCCAAGGTGGGAGGCGGGCGTGTGGCCGCCTTTGAAATCATGGGAAACAATCTGCGGGTTCGAGAATCCATTATTCACGGGGAATCGGAAGGCAAAACCTTTTACGAAATGATGCAGCAATCACGTCCGTTTGGATGGACAACATTTGACGATTCCATTGTCTCGTTGTACGAAAAAGGGCTGATCACAGAAGTGACGGCCCTGGGGTATGCGTCCAACCGAGCGGAAGTGAAACGCGGTGTGGACCGCATCAAGGCGGCTCGAGGCGAAAAAACCACAGACATTGAAGGGCTCGGCATCGACCAGGACTATTCCCGAAAAATCGCCTGA